Below is a window of Schistocerca cancellata isolate TAMUIC-IGC-003103 chromosome 4, iqSchCanc2.1, whole genome shotgun sequence DNA.
gggcaggtgggggggGAGGTTATTGCACTTTTTGGTGAGGTGTTCACTGTACAGGAGacaggattgaggaggggaaaggGATGGTTCAATACGGTGGCAGCAGTTGAAATATCAGGGCCCCCCCTGTGTGAGGTGGAGATTGACAGAGGAGGTGGACTCAGTAAAGATACACATGAGCaaggtagggccagaggagttgtaagtaCAGTGGGCCGAGGGAATTTCCAGGGCATTGTGAGCATTCGGTTCTGCCAACACCTCCACTGccatgaccacagggctgagttttgtgatgaaggTGGTGAGGGATGGTGGACAACGAGGGGGTTTGGGCTGATTAGGAGAGAAGGAAGTAAGGGAAGGGGTGAGGGATGCATGGGGGTCAAAGGTGATGTGGGGAAGGTGCCCAAGGACATCAGAGTCTCTGCAAGGGATAAATTGGGTAATGGGTTCACTGGGGATGTATTTtcagatttcaagggtgagggtgcagaCGAAGGTAAACAGTGTGGGGGCTGGGGAGGTGGGAAGAGGGGTGGTATCCACGGTGGGAGCAGAGGCAAGTGGGGCAGGCTGTGGTTCTTTGGAGGAGGGGATGGAGGTGAGGTCACCACTTGGTCGCTTCAGAGGTTTCGTGACGGGTATGGCATGGGATGAGGGACTTGATGAATGGGGATGTGGTAGGAGGCAGTCCTCTCTTGTGAGGTGGTAAGGGGTTGGGGCGCTGTGTGGTGGCGACTGTTGTGCAGCAGGTGGTTACTCGGGTGGGAGAAGCGGGAGTAGTTGTACTTACTGGGGTGGGTGGGGAAGGAGCAAGGAGCAGGTGGGGATACAGGGATGAGGAGATAGAAGGGGAGGAGACTGAGTAAGGGAGGTGGATGAAATGGGTTaagcccagaggaagcactccacgaggttacaatgggggcaggtgaagggggaAGTGTAGATGATGATGGTATTGGGGGCGTCAATGATTGAAGGCGGCGTCCACTGGCGACAGGAGTCGCAGAAGTGCGGAAGGAACTAAAACGGGGGCCGGAGAGCatttggtggcggcggcggcggtggcgacagCGCCTGCGCCGAGCACGGGGCGGCGGCGAATACcgggcgtgtgggggggggggggggcgacgccgGCAACCGGGCGGCGGGCAGCAGCGACGTTGTGCAAACGGACGAAAGGACGACAGCGGCCGGCAGGCAGACACACCGACTGACCGACAGACAGATGGCAACGGATGGAGGAACTGCCAAAGAGACGATACACCCTGTACCAGGCAGTGTAATTCCTCGACTTGTaactgaggggatccaaccctaaAATGGGCATTTAGTCACTTCACACGATGGCTACTCTGTTCCATCTGTTTAATGTTTTTACattaaaattctgaggcattacttttcatcgcgTCCTCATACactaatacactgccgaaaaaaaaattgtttactattTTATAGGTTTGCAGTTCACTCAGGATTCTTTGTTCTAACAGTGCATGCGGAGCACATGAAAGGATTACATTTACAGGTTAATAGGTCAAGCAGTTATGAGGTACGAGGTATCGACCACGCTGCAACACCCATATTAGTGCGTGGTGTAGCCTCCTAGGGTGAAAATGCAGGAGTTTCTTGGGATTCGTTATGTCCTGCTTGCTGAACCTGTTGACGTATTTCCgtaagaattgttggtttactAGTCGCACAAGTTACTTCGTACCCGATTATATCCCATACgtggtcgattggagacaagttcggAAATCCGGCTGGTCAGGGAATTTGCTGTACGTGTTGCAGATCTCGTTGAGTTTTCACAGGCAGTTTGTGGCCGGGCATTAACCTGCTGGAACAATACGTcaccttgctactgcaagaatggCGAAAGAACGTGTCTAAGTACATTCTGCAAGTACCGAGCGCGGTTTAGCGGCCCTCCAGATACTCCAGTAGTGCACAAggtttgtagcttatcgcacccctaaCCATGAGATATGGAGGGGGGcctgtgtgtcttggacgaatgcactctacgaggcagcgctcaccacgTCCAAGTCGTACGCGCAAACGGCTATTACTGGCGTGCAGGCACACTCTGCTTCCGTTGCTGAAGATCACGGCGCCATTCCAGCTTCCAAGTGAttgtctgacggcaccagtcgagccgtgcacgtcgaagcTGTGACGAGAGTGGAAGATGGGCTGGGGGTGTggttgcccgtagtcccactgccacATACCGGTTCGCAACAATTCGTGTTGAAACGTCTgtgtagtaaccatacaacttcaccaaaccaagccccaggcgtctcgtgaagagcggcgcggagtccacgttgccatcacctgagtccgaggacgagtagaggccctgcgaggatggctccggtaTGCTGGCGGCGGTGGCcgatgacgcggcggctacgatgacacctgtgggctcgctcggcgtgaactgcctctccaggttttttttttttgttttttctttattattttatacctgtacaacaggcaggctgtcagcagcattctacgctgctcttcagccataggatacacaatgagagaaaaacacagagaagacacacaagttacagaacggtgggcaataaaacaggagacacagaaagacaaacacggagccgttcacactcgacggtaATCCACACTGCTAAACCGTTGATACgatgcacaaacactgaagaagacgatggcactggtgaacgatggagtgtgacggtgaacactgaacactaagcatgacggcacacacgagacactgatggcggtgatctccggcgcgtgaatgtccacttagcgtgtgcgagtccggggacctgccaagaggggaacaggggtgagttGGGGGAGaagggagaacaaggatgccaatggcggaggatacgggggcaggaggagagggacaggagaggggaagcccgggagaggagcggggagaaatggaggagggagggaaaagggagagaagggagggagggtgcccagagtagcaagcacaggaggagggtgggaggatcaaagatgatagaggtagatggaggggagaagggcatcatcagggagagggaggtggcggaagccaccttgggagagggtaaggagggtggagagatggagaccgggtgggacgtgggaatacaggcgcggcagcgggtgggggtgggagaggatcagggagacgagcaggtgaggaggatcgagtttacaggaggtgtacaggatccgtatcctttcaaggaaaaggaggaggtgagggaaggggatgagatcgtacaggatccgtgtgggggaggggagacggatgcgataggcgaggcggagagcatgacgttcaaggatttggagggatttgtaaatggTAGGGAGGGCGGAGATCcgagccggatgggcataacaaaggatagggcagatgagggttttataggtgtggaggatggtggaggggtccagaccccacgtacggctggagaggagcttgaggagactgaatcaggagcatgccttggcttggattgtccggaggtggggagtccaggagaggcgacggtcgagggtgacgccaagatacttaagggtgggggcgagggcgataggacggccatagacggtgagatagaaacaaggaggcggaaggaaggggtggttttgcctacaatgatcgcctgggttttggagggattgaccttgagcaaccactggttgcaccaagcattgaaccggtcaagatgggattggagaagttgTTGGGAGCGcttcagggtgggggcaagggcaaggaaggcggtgtcatcggcaaactggagaaggtggacggggggcgacggcggcggcatgtccgccgtgtacaaaaggtacagaacgggagagaggacggagccttggggcacaccggcggtggggaaaaaggtgtaggaatctgtgttatggatggtgacataggaaggacggcgggagagaaaggggctgatcagacggacgtagttattgggaagggtgaaggtttggagcttgaagaggagaccggaatgccatacgcggtcataagcacgttcaaggtccagggagaggaagttggcggagcaatgggagttaagctggtcggaaaggagatgagcgaggtgaaggagaaggtcgtcggaagagaaggatggccaaaagccacactgggtaacgggaaggaggcggtgctggcggggGTGCTGGTGGGTGCGGCGGGTCAGGATAGATTCcatgaccttgctgaagaccgaggtaaggctgatgggacggtaggaggagacggcggacggcggtttgccaggtttaaggaacatgaggatacgggaggttttccacaggtcggggtagtaaccggtggacaggactacattgtagagcctggccagggtggagaggaaagagacaggagcttcacgaaggtgacagtaggtgacacgatcgtgaccaggagcggtgttgcgttttgtgtggagtgtagcaaggAGATCgtgtgtagtgataggggcgttgaggtccgtgtgtgcaatgttgtccaagtactggaaaccaggagcaaggggagggacagaggtgtcagttcgatcgcggatatccgggaagagggagtaatcgaattgGGGATCATTGggaatggaaaatacatcggagaggtaggaggcaaagtgattggccttactaaggatgTCAGGGaagggggtgatcatcatggagaagaggatagtagggggagggtttagttccggtaaagtgccggaaggctgaccagaacttggacgagttgatagggagggtagcatttaaacgggtgcatgtctgtcgccagtcccggcgtttcttagccgcgagcaaatttcgaatgtgtcgctgtagttgccggtggcgtcgtagtgtgtccaggtcacatGTGCGGAGGaatgcacggtagagacggcgggattcacggaggaggaggacggcctgcggggtaaggtaggacggtgggggtggatggcgacagtagggacgtggaccgccacggcctcagacaaggtctgctggagaaaggaagcggcatgtgtgacatcgtcggggtggtggtaggtgaaagggtggctatcgacctgggtggagagggtatcctggtaggcattccagttggcacgggaatagtcatgaatgtacttagggggagggtcattacgagggtcggggcgggggcgacgaccatctgaaacggtgagaaggacagggagatggtcgctaccaataggctccaggacatccaccgttatgcggccacgGAGGTTGGGGGaagagaggataacatcgggagtggagttggattcgggacgggtgtgctgggcgatggggatgaggtcgtcttgaagggaggagaggaaccgatgccaccgccgtaactgggtagtggaacgactatggatgttgaggtcggtggcgatcacgtaggaggagaaggtacggtcgatgtgggagaggaagtcgaagggaataggggcgttggggcggacatagatggtggcgcaggtaacggtaaaggtacgttgtccaagacgcgacgcacactagcgactacgacgggtcgctacgtgaagtcagaagttgcctgctggcgcatgcgcagttcgagtttgggatgcgacgtgcgactgctgcggcagctgccgcagcactgcaccagtgagcagtgttgcgacggaagtcggacgacgcAAAggcgtacggctgccagaaagatgtcgagccagtcaaggaaaagtgaaatgagccactcacaggatgtgatgctctgtgagctggtctcgcaacaccCTTGCCTTTACGACCTGAAGAATCCCAAATATAGGGACActttgttcagagacagaatttgggaagaaataggAGCAcaattgaaactggcaggtgagtgtaatatatattattttcccattaatgcaaatttttcagtcctgttatgaaaatcagtataatccatgcagatatagatgtagaatgatgaaaatgaacttgcaggtcaattttcgcattactctttttttgtggcgataaaattgaaaacggcaagtacattataaaagtacaacgagaaatttacattttacaataccttcacttcgaaagtaaacggtagattggtgtcttgatgataccttccagTTGTGAAAAATCACCACCAGAttattgtacagctttctgtaatcaataggtgttcgtttttgaggaaggcgtttctcaacagattgcgcaaacagtatgccgcaataagtaatttgtcacattcacttcaattcattggtagaagatggtgctcgaaaaacttgtgccaaaagttcacaactgttttacaaggcccttctggtctgacacagttcacaatctaaattcgtcttttgtaaatcctggagtcatcttttgagtgcagcttggcaagattaaatgttcatgtcatccataacgatgtatgctgtcagaatataagaatagggaaggtcatttggatgggaataaagagtcagtcggctatgaaagtagCCTTagattgttccaaaagtttctgcatgggagaaactgacaagtataatttggggaaattttgtgaatatGCACGGACattattccttccacatttctgccagtgtatactgtagacgttcagaatgaaaattctagagatgtgtaaggtgtaaccctatcttgttaagaacttgaaacaatgcaatgacgctagcgtgccctgattgttaataaacttatcttccattggaattttaggtgatatgtgcaaaaacagatggaggaatattcgggactcgtatcagagaaataaacgagaaagaaagcttggaacaggttcacatgcctcagcaaaaccaagaaaatgggttctgcttgatcacttggctttcctGGAGACAGTTCAACAAGAGAGGCAGTACGTATATTTGTTGATTTTAAGCACACTGGTTTCATCTGCACATCTGTTTCGTTTCTTtgctattgtaaataataatttttgcctCATATTGATATATTTAACGAGCTATAACCAAAAACACTTCGTTCCAGATCTATCTCCAATATTTCTCTATCCGAAGAAACGTCTGACAGTATAGTTTCTGACATAACTGATTTCGAGGAGAATACAGACGTTGAATCTCCTCAGCCAGAAACGTCTGAAATGACAGAGGTGGAATGCACAGTAGATCTAGGTACAGCTTCAAAGCAGTTGAATCAAGAACCTCGTCCCAGCGGCACAAACGTACGTAAAAGGAAGAAGTTGCGTTCTGAGGATAGAATATTTGACCTGCTCGAAAAACGACAGAGTGAGCGGGAAAAggcatttgaagaaataaaaaaaagatgcctGGAGACAAGTCCAAAGGAAGATGATGTCGATTTGTTCTTACGCAGCATGGGCCTGACAATGAAATCATTCCATCCTACTATTTtggcagagacaaaaaaaaaaaaaatctgcattctAGTGATGGACATGCAACTTGAAAATGAAAAGTTTCAGACTACGGCAGAACAGCCTAAAACTATCTGAGGCGATTGTACCGCAAGCGACATGCACTGTATATTTTCTCTTTtgtaaaaatgttgcttcatttatAAAAGTGTGCAGTTATTTTTAAAATTCATGTTGTTTCATTCAGTTTCACGAATTTTTTTGTCGTTTTAATCAGTTTcaattatgaaaataaacttgATTAtagtgttgaaaattattcttttatttttgccACTACCAACTGAAAagacaagtacattataaaattaaCAATATTAATAGGAAATATGGCTGTCCTTCATAACAGTAATAATCATTTGTTGTTCTTGCCTGGGGTTCAATATCTGTTTTGCCAAGGTACAGAACCTTCATTTGCGAAATAATCTGTAAACTGCTTTCTAACCTGGAAACCTTCCATTTGAGAGAAACCGCCATGAGGTGTGATGGCAACGAAGTTTTGCGTTGGTTGCTGCAGCGTTTTATCCTCGGTGTAGTAGGGTTCCCCATTTCTCTCGAGGTAGGCATCTCTCAATAGATTATGCAAACAACATGCTGCAATAACTATTTTGTCACACGTAGTCACTTTAACAGCAATTGGTTGGTAGAATACTCTAAAAACTTGGGCCAGGAGTGCAAAACTGTTTTCCGAGACTCTTCAGGCCCGACACAATCTGTAATTGAAAATTCTCTTTTGTGCATCCTGGCGTGCTTCACTTCTTGTATATGGTTTCATCATATGTTTGGCAAGACGAAATGCTTCATCACCTACAATGATGTATGGTGTCACAGTATCagaatctggaagagcagttgcaggAGGATAAAACTCCGTTTGGCTCAGCAAGGTCCCAATTTTTGATTTATGTAAGATTCCGCTGTCTCCTTCTTTTCCATATGATCCAACGTCTATCATTACAAACTTATATTTTGCATCGACAATAGCTAAGAGAACAGTAGAGAAATACTCATGGTAATTGTAATAAAGGGATCCAGAATTAGGTGGGCAAATCATTCCAATGTGCTTGCCATCTATAGCACCGACACAGTTTGGAAACTGCCATTTGTTACAAAATTCCCTTGCATTTTCCAAAAGTTTCTCTTTTGAAGGTACTGGCAGGTAAAGTGGAGAAAGTCTGTTGACAAGTGCGGTGAGTACTTCTTCCACTAGTCTACTGATGTATCCTGTGGAGATTCGGGAGGAGAATGCCAAGGATGCGAAAGATTCTCCTGTTGCCAAGAACCTGAAAATAAGAGAACCCATTAAGCTACTATTTTGAACAGACTTAGCTTCCATGGGATACTAGTGAAATATGCACGAACAGACGGAACACTTTTGGGACTTGCgtggagaaataaaagaaaaataaagcttgGTAAAGGACCAGTTTTTTGCTAATGTGGTGTTGGAGATAATAATTGAAGCTTGTGGTTGATAATTTTTTGTTAAGATGACCATGTACATGTGTAATGTAATGCATAACAGTGTTTGCTGGAATAATTTTATTCATACCAATTCAGTCGGTTTTGTGGTGCACCATAAAAATTAGCTTC
It encodes the following:
- the LOC126184490 gene encoding uncharacterized protein LOC126184490 — encoded protein: MSSQSRKSEMSHSQDVMLCELVSQHPCLYDLKNPKYRDTLFRDRIWEEIGAQLKLAGDMCKNRWRNIRDSYQRNKRERKLGTGSHASAKPRKWVLLDHLAFLETVQQERQSISNISLSEETSDSIVSDITDFEENTDVESPQPETSEMTEVECTVDLGTASKQLNQEPRPSGTNVRKRKKLRSEDRIFDLLEKRQSEREKAFEEIKKRCLETSPKEDDVDLFLRSMGLTMKSFHPTILAETKKKKICILVMDMQLENEKFQTTAEQPKTI